From the Shewanella amazonensis SB2B genome, one window contains:
- a CDS encoding YbgA family protein, which yields MHKFNPDRIQIGISACLLGEQVRFDGGHKNSAYCQQELKPHFDFVPVCPEMAIGLGAPRKSIRQVRIEGEIRVRSADGSIDVTEQLQSFCNNKADGLGFLGGYLFCSKSPTCGMERVPVYKADGSGGFKEGVGVFAAALMKRFPHLPVEEEGRLHDLVIRENFFTRVYAYHDWHCMRLKGLTRKALTDFHARYKYLLLSHSPAIYRTLGPLLAGDGELEAVADSYFDGFMTALRHKASRRNHTSALQHIQGYFKKFLSGSQKAELSDAILAYRQGVQPLLVPITLIRHYLREHPNDYIAAQVYLNPHPDSLRLRYAY from the coding sequence ATGCACAAATTCAACCCTGACCGGATACAGATAGGGATCAGCGCTTGCTTGCTGGGAGAACAAGTGCGCTTTGATGGCGGGCACAAGAACTCTGCCTACTGTCAGCAGGAGTTGAAGCCTCATTTCGATTTTGTCCCTGTCTGCCCGGAAATGGCGATTGGCCTGGGCGCCCCTCGCAAAAGTATCCGTCAGGTTCGCATCGAGGGTGAAATCCGGGTGCGAAGTGCCGATGGCAGCATAGATGTGACTGAGCAGCTGCAGTCTTTTTGCAATAACAAAGCCGATGGACTGGGGTTTCTCGGTGGTTATCTCTTCTGCAGTAAGTCTCCTACCTGTGGGATGGAGCGGGTGCCTGTTTACAAGGCTGACGGCAGCGGTGGCTTTAAGGAAGGAGTGGGTGTGTTTGCTGCGGCCCTGATGAAGCGTTTCCCCCATTTGCCTGTTGAAGAGGAAGGTCGACTGCATGACCTTGTCATAAGGGAAAACTTTTTTACCCGGGTTTATGCCTATCACGATTGGCACTGTATGCGTTTAAAGGGGCTGACCCGAAAGGCGCTGACCGACTTCCACGCCCGTTACAAGTATCTGTTGTTATCCCACAGCCCGGCGATTTACCGCACCCTCGGCCCCTTGTTGGCGGGTGATGGGGAGCTTGAGGCCGTGGCCGACTCATACTTCGATGGCTTTATGACGGCCCTGAGGCATAAGGCGAGCCGCCGTAACCACACCAGTGCCCTGCAGCACATTCAGGGCTACTTTAAAAAGTTTCTGTCTGGCAGCCAAAAGGCAGAGCTCAGTGATGCCATTCTTGCCTATCGTCAGGGAGTACAACCGCTGCTGGTGCCCATTACCCTTATTCGCCATTACCTGCGGGAACATCCAAACGACTACATCGCCGCTCAGGTGTATCTGAATCCCCACCCGGATTCGCTGCGTTTGCGATATGCTTACTGA
- a CDS encoding flotillin family protein yields the protein MDNSQIFTDSGTFMLMIAGVAVLGLLVIGLIFAKLYRRATKETAFVRTGFGGEKVVKDGGAIVLPVLHETIHVNMNTLRIEVEKTQKDALITKDRMRVDVKADFYLRVAPHAEGISMAAQTLGTRTTRVEELKKLMESKFVDVLRAVAAEMTMTEMHEQRADFVQRVQNNVANDLEKNGLELESVSLTGFDQTELDFFNENNAFDAEGRARLAKIIEEKRKETNDIQQENRIKIEMRNLEAEKESLEIKKSEEEAKLVQQQALEFKRAEQKAEIIKQREQKAREEREAEIAKERAVEAAEIEKTREIETREIEKRKTIEQARIQQQRDIEVSEQEKQIAVAAKSEEESAARARAAEAEKLKVEKEEAVITVRQVAEANRRKEIEVIDARKEAEREAVGVTVQAEAEKRAAEDRSSAILTEARAAADAKKLKAEADEKVYAVEAAGKQALYEAENVLRDEQIELQKSLAILRALPEIVANAVKPLENIEGIKILQGYGANGATLATGEGAANGGIAEQVTQAALNYRANAPVVDAMLRELGLVDKDKGGLNDLLTGNNALTTQAMQVVEQANVKLNGYSLGEQKAD from the coding sequence ATGGACAACTCACAGATTTTTACCGACAGCGGCACCTTTATGCTGATGATAGCCGGCGTGGCGGTATTGGGACTTTTGGTAATTGGGCTTATCTTCGCCAAGCTCTATCGCCGTGCCACCAAAGAAACCGCTTTCGTGCGGACCGGTTTTGGCGGTGAAAAGGTGGTAAAGGATGGCGGCGCCATTGTGCTGCCGGTACTGCATGAAACCATTCATGTGAATATGAATACCCTGCGTATTGAGGTGGAAAAGACTCAGAAAGATGCGCTTATCACCAAAGACCGCATGCGGGTGGATGTGAAAGCCGACTTCTACCTGCGGGTTGCGCCCCACGCCGAGGGTATCTCCATGGCGGCGCAGACGTTGGGTACCCGTACCACCCGGGTGGAAGAGCTGAAAAAGCTGATGGAATCCAAGTTTGTTGACGTGCTGCGTGCCGTGGCCGCCGAAATGACCATGACCGAAATGCACGAGCAGCGCGCCGATTTTGTGCAGCGTGTGCAAAACAATGTGGCCAACGACCTTGAGAAAAACGGTTTGGAGCTGGAGTCTGTGTCTCTGACCGGCTTTGACCAGACTGAGCTTGATTTTTTCAATGAAAATAACGCGTTCGATGCTGAAGGTCGTGCTCGTCTCGCCAAAATCATTGAAGAAAAGCGCAAGGAAACCAACGATATTCAGCAGGAAAACCGTATCAAGATCGAGATGCGTAACCTCGAGGCGGAAAAAGAGTCGCTGGAAATCAAGAAGTCGGAAGAAGAAGCCAAGCTGGTGCAGCAGCAGGCGCTGGAATTTAAGCGCGCCGAGCAGAAGGCGGAAATCATCAAACAGCGGGAGCAAAAGGCCCGAGAAGAACGTGAAGCGGAAATCGCCAAAGAGCGTGCGGTAGAAGCGGCCGAGATTGAAAAGACCCGGGAAATCGAAACCCGCGAAATTGAAAAGCGCAAAACCATTGAGCAGGCCCGTATTCAACAGCAGCGCGACATTGAAGTTTCCGAGCAGGAAAAACAAATCGCAGTAGCCGCCAAATCGGAAGAAGAGTCCGCCGCCCGTGCCCGCGCCGCCGAAGCTGAAAAGCTGAAAGTGGAAAAAGAAGAAGCGGTTATCACAGTGCGTCAGGTGGCCGAAGCCAATCGTCGTAAAGAGATTGAAGTGATTGACGCCCGCAAAGAAGCTGAGCGTGAGGCCGTGGGCGTGACAGTGCAGGCCGAAGCAGAAAAGCGTGCAGCAGAAGACCGGTCGTCAGCCATTCTCACTGAAGCCCGCGCTGCCGCCGATGCCAAGAAGCTTAAGGCCGAGGCCGATGAGAAGGTGTACGCGGTGGAAGCGGCCGGTAAGCAGGCGCTGTACGAGGCCGAAAACGTGCTCCGTGACGAACAGATCGAGCTGCAAAAATCCCTCGCCATCCTGCGTGCCCTGCCGGAAATTGTGGCCAATGCGGTTAAACCTCTGGAAAACATTGAAGGCATCAAGATTTTGCAGGGCTATGGTGCAAATGGTGCCACACTGGCGACCGGCGAAGGCGCCGCCAATGGCGGCATTGCCGAGCAAGTGACTCAGGCAGCACTCAACTACCGCGCCAACGCGCCGGTGGTGGATGCCATGCTCCGTGAACTCGGGCTGGTGGACAAAGATAAAGGCGGCCTGAATGATTTGCTCACTGGCAACAATGCCCTTACTACCCAGGCTATGCAGGTGGTGGAGCAGGCGAATGTGAAACTGAATGGTTATAGCCTTGGGGAGCAGAAGGCCGACTGA
- a CDS encoding EAL domain-containing response regulator: MPLNVLIIDDSLSYCQLLSKYFSELNVTSVDYCHDGSEALQRLRERRDRYQILVVDLHMPGMDGIELLSKLSGLEYRGGVIIASGMESRIIEAASQIVLGAHLRLLGALMKPVCKTQLNICIERLLMMVPELNTSKPAMTLQSLRESIKQNKVVPYYQPQVEVGTGRIEGFEVLCRMQLGAQLQLMTPDRFMALAERYNLLNAVSEQLIGTALKEWAEIGLQPECRHARLSINLTPSQLGQSYWPRRLLSFCHKWQVDISRVTVEITENQALDKQSQHSGISRLRLHNFGVAIDDFGTGYTNLTQLCRLPISELKLDISLVRGIHMDPLAQTILKSLLDIGRQLGVSVVAEGVEDPRDYRYLESVPGLIVQGFLVCRPKPLGELVRWLKARQRVAVDTKGLEAGSSATYRH, encoded by the coding sequence ATGCCGTTGAATGTGCTCATCATCGACGATTCACTCAGTTACTGCCAGCTGTTATCCAAATATTTCAGTGAACTGAATGTGACCAGCGTGGACTACTGCCATGATGGTTCAGAGGCGTTGCAGCGCCTTCGGGAGCGCAGGGACAGATACCAGATTTTGGTGGTGGATTTACATATGCCGGGGATGGACGGCATTGAACTTTTATCAAAGCTGTCGGGCCTTGAATACCGGGGCGGCGTCATTATCGCTTCGGGGATGGAGAGCCGCATCATAGAAGCCGCCTCTCAGATTGTGCTTGGGGCCCATTTGCGGCTGCTGGGCGCCTTGATGAAGCCGGTATGTAAAACACAGCTGAACATCTGCATAGAGCGCCTGTTGATGATGGTGCCGGAGCTGAACACGTCCAAACCGGCCATGACCTTACAATCGCTTCGGGAATCCATTAAGCAAAATAAAGTGGTGCCTTACTACCAGCCCCAGGTGGAAGTGGGGACCGGACGCATCGAAGGGTTTGAGGTGCTTTGCCGCATGCAGCTGGGGGCGCAATTGCAGTTGATGACCCCGGATCGTTTTATGGCGCTGGCCGAGCGCTACAACCTGCTCAATGCGGTGTCTGAACAGCTGATAGGGACAGCATTGAAGGAGTGGGCCGAAATTGGCCTTCAGCCCGAATGCCGTCACGCCCGCTTGTCTATCAACCTCACACCCTCCCAGCTTGGCCAGAGTTATTGGCCCCGCCGACTGCTGAGTTTTTGCCACAAATGGCAGGTGGATATCAGCAGGGTGACGGTGGAAATTACAGAAAATCAGGCGCTGGATAAGCAGTCGCAACATTCGGGGATTTCCCGGCTGCGCCTGCACAATTTTGGCGTTGCCATTGATGATTTCGGGACAGGCTACACCAACTTAACTCAGCTGTGCCGTCTGCCAATCAGTGAGCTTAAGCTGGACATAAGTCTGGTGCGCGGAATTCACATGGACCCATTGGCACAGACCATTCTGAAGTCGTTGCTGGACATCGGGCGCCAATTGGGTGTGTCTGTGGTGGCCGAAGGCGTGGAAGACCCAAGAGACTATCGATACCTTGAGTCTGTTCCGGGCCTGATAGTTCAGGGCTTTTTGGTATGCAGGCCCAAGCCCCTGGGTGAATTGGTTCGTTGGTTGAAGGCCCGACAGCGGGTCGCCGTTGACACTAAGGGGCTCGAGGCAGGCTCGAGTGCGACATACCGTCATTGA
- a CDS encoding YqiJ family protein: protein MLGFLFADANFPFSIVLTVILLLGIIEALALVTGLSLMGLLKDWDLADVDMDADIAGGGLTGLIGWLCLNRLPLLIWLVLAMTCFVIAGYSLNFLFITLLGQPLVQWMSVPLAIVGAALGCRFLGTPLADMLPKNESSALSIDELSGCVATITLGRAVKGNPSEALVKDQFQQKHYVLVEPETAGDEFIQGTQVVLIRRVGRVWSASQFTQ from the coding sequence ATGCTTGGCTTTTTATTTGCTGATGCAAACTTTCCATTCAGTATCGTATTAACTGTCATTCTGCTGCTGGGGATCATCGAAGCCCTGGCACTGGTCACAGGCTTAAGCCTGATGGGGCTGCTCAAGGACTGGGATCTGGCCGACGTCGATATGGACGCAGATATCGCCGGCGGTGGTCTAACCGGTTTAATTGGCTGGCTGTGTCTGAATCGCTTGCCCCTGCTGATTTGGCTGGTTCTGGCCATGACCTGTTTTGTGATTGCGGGCTACAGCCTCAATTTCCTTTTTATAACCTTACTCGGTCAGCCGCTGGTGCAGTGGATGTCTGTGCCTTTGGCCATTGTGGGCGCGGCGCTGGGTTGTCGTTTCCTCGGCACGCCGCTGGCCGACATGCTGCCCAAAAATGAAAGCAGCGCCCTGTCCATAGATGAACTCAGCGGCTGCGTGGCAACCATTACCCTTGGCCGGGCGGTAAAAGGCAACCCGTCAGAGGCGCTGGTAAAAGACCAGTTTCAACAAAAACACTATGTACTGGTGGAACCCGAAACGGCCGGGGATGAATTCATTCAGGGCACTCAGGTAGTGCTTATTCGCAGGGTGGGCCGGGTATGGTCCGCCAGTCAATTTACTCAATAA
- a CDS encoding GNAT family N-acetyltransferase — MQLRAIQANDWQAILNIQDECYNAVDPEPLHVLKSKWEVSPDSCFVMEKDGQVLGYCLAHPWVETTPPPLYHALTELPAPNTLYLHDMAISARAQGLGAGGKALSKLKQLAERWSLNSLSLVAVQGADSYWRRQGFADSQSLKCLGSYSDDASYMILPL; from the coding sequence ATGCAACTCAGGGCGATTCAGGCCAACGATTGGCAAGCAATTCTCAATATTCAGGACGAATGCTACAACGCAGTGGATCCAGAGCCGCTACACGTGCTTAAAAGCAAGTGGGAAGTCTCACCAGACTCTTGTTTTGTAATGGAAAAAGATGGTCAGGTGCTGGGCTACTGCTTGGCGCATCCCTGGGTGGAAACCACTCCGCCACCTCTGTATCACGCCCTGACTGAACTGCCCGCACCCAATACCCTTTATCTGCATGACATGGCCATTTCCGCCCGTGCGCAGGGCCTGGGTGCCGGCGGCAAGGCCCTGTCCAAGCTTAAGCAATTGGCCGAACGCTGGTCACTGAACTCCCTGTCTCTGGTGGCAGTTCAGGGCGCCGACAGCTACTGGCGCCGTCAGGGCTTTGCCGACAGCCAAAGCCTCAAATGTCTTGGCAGCTACAGTGACGATGCCAGCTATATGATACTGCCCCTGTGA
- a CDS encoding transporter substrate-binding domain-containing protein, whose protein sequence is MMLRVALYALMLFSMVAAADSTPNPPTLKYCITGSSSWYPYYIPDSPQAPGLISELLPLLLDRAGVKGQNVPLPPNRTNQALEKGTLDFDIVSPSWFEHGDFGPLFVKSDPIMQITEHIITLPQNQERWADISSIKGKEIGTVMGYLYHDDNEFIRADFKSEQELIKALHRQRIGAAISGDYTALYWSSKLDLPIALAAKHSSGDLVFRLRKERAALLPAINSAIATLKADGTIDALINKYTHALEATP, encoded by the coding sequence ATGATGCTACGTGTTGCCCTCTATGCGCTGATGTTGTTTTCAATGGTCGCCGCGGCAGACAGCACGCCTAATCCTCCGACACTCAAGTATTGCATCACGGGGTCCAGCAGTTGGTACCCCTATTACATCCCCGACAGCCCACAGGCGCCCGGTCTTATCTCTGAGCTGCTGCCACTGCTGCTGGATCGCGCAGGTGTAAAAGGGCAGAACGTGCCCTTGCCCCCCAATCGCACCAACCAGGCGCTGGAAAAAGGCACCCTGGATTTTGACATTGTCAGCCCCAGCTGGTTTGAGCACGGCGATTTTGGCCCCCTGTTTGTGAAATCCGACCCCATAATGCAAATCACGGAACACATCATCACCCTGCCACAAAATCAGGAAAGATGGGCCGACATCAGCAGTATCAAAGGCAAGGAAATCGGAACCGTAATGGGGTATCTGTACCATGACGACAATGAGTTCATCCGTGCCGATTTTAAGTCAGAACAGGAGCTGATTAAGGCCCTGCATCGACAGCGGATAGGTGCCGCCATCAGCGGCGATTACACAGCCCTTTATTGGTCATCCAAGCTGGACTTGCCCATTGCCCTCGCCGCCAAACACTCGTCGGGCGATTTGGTATTCCGACTACGCAAAGAGCGCGCTGCCTTGTTGCCAGCTATCAATAGCGCCATTGCCACCTTAAAAGCCGACGGCACCATAGATGCCCTGATAAACAAATATACCCACGCCCTTGAAGCCACCCCGTGA
- a CDS encoding peroxiredoxin-like family protein — protein MKSIPALFRYLLSTRLTLSLLTCLLSAVLIQPAMANPIATDEVSVAPLMNGETIPDIQLTDSKGKSVSLKALSTEKPTVFFFYRGGWCPFCNNQLGQLKEIEPKLIELGYQLVGISPDSPEKLAAAAGERKLDYLLLSDANMEAAKAFGLAFFTSEKTTQTYLSRMKLENPLFKTPEGDERLVLPVPAVYITDTQGLIHFQYVNPNFRVRPAPKLILTAAELARQQG, from the coding sequence ATGAAATCCATACCCGCATTGTTTCGTTACCTGTTATCTACCCGACTTACACTGAGTTTGCTGACCTGTCTTCTGTCTGCGGTGCTTATCCAGCCCGCCATGGCAAATCCCATCGCCACCGATGAAGTATCAGTGGCACCACTGATGAATGGCGAAACCATTCCCGATATCCAGCTCACCGACAGCAAGGGCAAATCGGTCAGCCTCAAGGCGCTTAGCACTGAAAAACCCACAGTGTTCTTTTTCTACCGTGGCGGCTGGTGCCCCTTTTGCAATAACCAGTTGGGGCAACTTAAAGAAATCGAACCCAAGCTCATTGAACTTGGCTATCAGCTGGTCGGAATAAGCCCAGACAGCCCTGAAAAACTCGCTGCCGCAGCAGGTGAACGTAAGCTTGATTATTTGCTCCTGTCCGATGCGAACATGGAAGCGGCCAAGGCATTTGGCCTGGCATTTTTCACCAGCGAGAAGACCACCCAAACCTACCTGAGCCGAATGAAGCTTGAAAACCCATTGTTCAAAACCCCTGAAGGCGATGAGCGTTTGGTGTTGCCGGTTCCCGCTGTGTACATCACGGATACCCAAGGCCTTATTCACTTCCAATATGTGAACCCCAACTTTCGGGTCAGACCGGCACCAAAACTTATCCTGACAGCGGCAGAGCTTGCCCGCCAGCAGGGATAA
- a CDS encoding carboxypeptidase M32, giving the protein MTTSYLKLKGHFAQISHFEHFSALGDWDQATMMPMGGSEGRSDAMATLAGHIHGLRTAPWLLDEINNAESEPLTARERANLREMKYQCQQSIAVPQALVEAKTKAAYQCENAWREQRKNNDWSGFKPNLENVMALVREEAGHRAALTGLSPYDTLLDKFEPGMRAATLETTFAGLRSTLPSLIQQILNKQASEPVIQLDGTFDIGAQEKIGRELMTLLGFDFNQGRLDVSSHPFCGGVPGDVRLTTRYREDDFTGALLGIIHETGHARYEQGLPLALRGQPAGLARSMGIHESQSLFFEMQLAASKPFIELITPIINRNLGRDFSADALVNLYTRVKPGLIRVDADEVTYPCHILLRFDAEKALMDGSLTVADLPDFWSAGMQELLGINTDGDYRNGCMQDIHWTLGELGYFPSYTLGAMYAAQLRFAMEKTLGPLEQTIGQGRLAEVFAWLEQHIWSLGSLMDTDSLIKAATGESLNFHYLEQHLRQRYLGE; this is encoded by the coding sequence ATGACCACAAGTTACCTAAAGCTCAAGGGCCATTTTGCCCAGATTTCCCACTTTGAACATTTCAGCGCTCTGGGCGACTGGGATCAGGCCACCATGATGCCCATGGGCGGCAGCGAAGGCCGCAGCGATGCCATGGCAACACTGGCAGGTCATATCCATGGGCTTCGCACTGCCCCCTGGTTGCTGGACGAAATCAATAATGCCGAGTCTGAGCCCCTCACAGCTCGGGAGCGCGCCAACCTGCGGGAGATGAAATACCAGTGCCAGCAGTCAATCGCCGTACCCCAGGCGTTGGTCGAAGCCAAGACCAAGGCCGCCTATCAGTGCGAAAATGCCTGGCGCGAGCAGCGTAAAAACAATGACTGGTCAGGCTTTAAACCCAATCTCGAAAACGTGATGGCGCTGGTACGGGAAGAAGCCGGTCACCGCGCAGCGCTCACTGGGCTCTCACCCTACGATACCTTGCTGGATAAATTTGAACCCGGCATGAGAGCCGCCACACTTGAAACCACCTTCGCCGGTCTTCGCAGCACGCTTCCCAGTCTTATCCAGCAGATCCTCAACAAACAGGCCAGCGAACCGGTTATCCAACTCGACGGGACTTTCGACATAGGCGCCCAGGAGAAGATTGGCCGTGAACTCATGACACTGCTGGGGTTTGACTTCAATCAGGGGCGTCTGGATGTGTCCAGCCACCCCTTCTGCGGTGGAGTGCCGGGCGACGTGCGACTCACCACCCGCTACAGGGAAGATGACTTTACCGGCGCCCTGCTTGGCATCATCCACGAAACCGGCCATGCCCGCTATGAACAGGGCCTGCCATTGGCGCTTCGGGGCCAACCGGCCGGGCTTGCTCGCTCCATGGGTATCCATGAGAGCCAGAGTCTGTTTTTTGAAATGCAGCTGGCTGCCAGCAAACCTTTTATCGAGCTCATCACCCCCATCATAAACCGTAATCTTGGGCGGGATTTCAGCGCCGATGCTCTGGTTAACCTCTATACCCGGGTTAAGCCGGGTCTCATCCGGGTTGATGCCGACGAAGTCACCTACCCTTGCCATATCCTGCTTCGATTCGACGCCGAAAAGGCATTGATGGACGGCTCACTTACGGTGGCCGACTTGCCCGACTTCTGGTCAGCGGGCATGCAGGAACTGCTGGGGATTAATACCGATGGCGACTACCGAAATGGCTGCATGCAGGACATACACTGGACTCTGGGTGAACTCGGGTATTTCCCGAGCTACACCCTGGGGGCCATGTATGCCGCACAGCTGCGCTTTGCCATGGAAAAAACTCTGGGGCCACTGGAGCAAACCATTGGCCAGGGGCGCCTCGCCGAGGTTTTTGCCTGGCTTGAGCAACATATCTGGTCACTGGGTTCACTCATGGATACCGACAGCCTGATTAAGGCTGCCACCGGTGAATCACTCAACTTCCACTATCTTGAGCAGCACCTGCGTCAACGCTATCTGGGCGAATAA
- a CDS encoding DEAD/DEAH box helicase yields MKFESYSFAPEILQALAECGYETMTPIQRLAIPPVRRGQDVLASAQTGTGKTAAFALPILQKLLDTPKAREATKARALILAPTRELTEQIANNIKAYAKHLELAVTTVFGGGKTDVQAQKLRKGTDIIVATPGRLLEHLLAGNLSLAAVEFLVLDEADRMLDMGFIADIQKLIQACNKERQTLMFSATFSGGVRKLADEIMKKHTVLTADRHNTAATTVSQVVYPVEQRRKRELLSELIGRKNWQRVLVFSATREDCEKLTEELNLDGIPSAVIHSEKAQGTRRRALKDFTEGKIRVLVSTEVAARGLDIPDLEYVVNFDLPFLPEDYVHRVGRTGRAGKSGVAISFVSREEERTLADIEKLIGQRLKRIVMPGYEVSNRDLLLKQLQKRRSFAKKTRVESDAIAQVAAEKSMAGRRVKVKVGSTGNTKKIK; encoded by the coding sequence ATGAAATTCGAATCCTACAGTTTTGCCCCCGAAATACTGCAAGCCCTTGCCGAATGCGGTTATGAAACCATGACCCCCATTCAACGGCTGGCCATTCCCCCTGTCCGTCGCGGCCAGGACGTATTGGCTTCTGCCCAAACGGGAACCGGGAAAACTGCGGCTTTCGCATTGCCAATCCTGCAAAAGCTGCTGGACACGCCCAAGGCCAGAGAAGCGACCAAAGCCCGCGCGCTTATTCTTGCTCCAACCCGCGAGCTGACAGAGCAGATTGCCAACAATATCAAAGCCTATGCCAAACATCTTGAACTGGCCGTTACCACGGTATTCGGTGGCGGAAAAACCGATGTTCAGGCGCAAAAGCTGCGTAAAGGCACAGATATCATAGTGGCCACGCCGGGGCGCTTACTCGAACACTTGCTGGCGGGTAACCTGTCGTTGGCAGCCGTTGAATTTTTGGTGTTGGATGAAGCCGACCGTATGCTGGACATGGGCTTTATCGCCGATATCCAAAAGCTCATCCAGGCCTGTAATAAAGAGCGCCAGACCCTGATGTTCTCGGCCACCTTCTCCGGTGGAGTGCGCAAGCTTGCCGATGAGATCATGAAAAAGCACACAGTACTGACCGCCGACAGACACAACACTGCCGCTACAACCGTGAGCCAGGTAGTGTACCCGGTGGAGCAGCGCCGCAAACGCGAACTCTTGTCTGAACTCATTGGCCGTAAAAACTGGCAACGGGTGCTGGTATTCTCGGCGACCCGTGAAGACTGTGAAAAACTTACCGAAGAACTGAACCTCGACGGCATCCCAAGCGCGGTGATCCACAGCGAAAAAGCCCAGGGCACCCGCAGAAGAGCCCTGAAAGACTTTACCGAAGGCAAAATTCGGGTGCTGGTATCCACTGAAGTGGCTGCCCGCGGTCTGGATATCCCGGACCTTGAATATGTGGTGAACTTCGACCTGCCCTTCCTGCCAGAAGACTATGTGCACAGGGTTGGCCGCACAGGCCGTGCTGGAAAGAGTGGCGTTGCCATCAGTTTTGTCAGCCGCGAAGAAGAGCGCACCCTGGCCGACATTGAAAAACTCATTGGCCAGCGTCTCAAGCGCATCGTGATGCCGGGCTATGAAGTGTCCAACCGTGACCTCTTGCTCAAGCAGTTGCAAAAGCGTCGCAGCTTTGCGAAAAAGACCCGGGTCGAAAGTGACGCCATTGCTCAGGTTGCCGCCGAAAAGAGCATGGCCGGACGCCGCGTTAAGGTGAAAGTCGGTTCAACCGGCAACACCAAAAAAATCAAATAA
- a CDS encoding DUF2913 family protein, whose product MSTPNYNASLLAMATAALNALDSSHAGAAHATEAQQSHFLCNWMAQALKDKSFDKAIAGELTLWVRQGRSMGSSAQLKRLLQTIRHQYSTLAEHTMGLGNALAKMLEDARQQDVIVYTDTPVKTKLKLDADGQSSIIVCADEYQQHIRDGELIKPISLFVRADEKFLAKLAFSHGLMLTQGDKKSSLIKHHKSYKLFPKNQLPSLALLTFH is encoded by the coding sequence ATGTCGACGCCGAATTACAACGCTTCCTTGCTGGCCATGGCCACCGCCGCTCTGAACGCGCTGGACTCATCCCATGCAGGCGCTGCCCACGCCACCGAAGCACAGCAAAGCCACTTCCTCTGTAACTGGATGGCACAGGCGTTAAAAGACAAAAGCTTCGATAAAGCCATCGCCGGAGAGCTTACTTTGTGGGTAAGGCAGGGACGCAGTATGGGCTCCTCGGCACAGCTCAAGCGATTGCTGCAAACCATACGTCATCAGTATTCCACGCTTGCAGAGCACACTATGGGGCTGGGCAATGCCCTTGCTAAGATGCTGGAAGACGCCCGGCAGCAGGATGTCATTGTCTACACCGACACCCCTGTTAAAACCAAACTCAAGCTGGATGCCGATGGCCAGTCATCCATTATTGTGTGCGCCGACGAATACCAGCAGCACATTCGGGATGGCGAGCTCATCAAGCCCATCAGCCTGTTTGTTCGTGCTGACGAAAAGTTCCTGGCCAAACTGGCATTCAGCCACGGACTCATGCTCACACAAGGCGATAAAAAATCGTCACTTATCAAGCATCACAAGAGCTATAAATTGTTTCCCAAAAACCAGCTGCCCTCATTGGCGCTGCTGACATTTCATTAA